From the Juglans microcarpa x Juglans regia isolate MS1-56 chromosome 3D, Jm3101_v1.0, whole genome shotgun sequence genome, the window TTGCAGTGCTTGAGGTTGGCGATGGAGTCTTTGAAGTGCTTTCTACTTCTGGAGACACTCATTTGGGTGGTGACGATTTTGACAAGGTCAGGATCTTTTTGCTTCTTTCCCCTTCTTCTGGCCCGATTAATTCTCCACTCTTTTGCTTTCATTATCCTTTATttggaaagggaaaaaaagggtTTAGGAATTGTGTTGTGATACAGTAGTGCTTAATATTACTGAATACATGCAGAGAGTTGTCGATTGGCTTGCTGGAAGTTTCAAGAGAGATGAAGGAATAGATCTGTTGAAGGACAAACAAGCTCTTCAGCGGCTAACAGAGACTGCTGAGAAAGCTAAGATGGAGCTGTCATCTTTAACCCAGACAAATATTAGGTATTTTGATTGTCTCTAATTATTTTGTCGATCAATcctctctcttcccctctctctctctctctctctctcttccaggCATGAGTGGGTGTGTGTCTGTTGGAGGTCCTACTGAAGTTCAATTGTTTAAATCTTGTCTTTTTCCAGTTTGCCTTTCATTACTGCCACTGCAGATGGCCCCAAGCACATTGAAACCACCCTCACTAGAGCCAAGTTTGAGGAATTGTGTTCTGACCTTCTTGACAGGTACCTCCCATTCTTTCAAAACTACaaacatgcttttatttttacttttcatcATTGCATGGTATTGTTAATTACACCCCAGTTTTTTGGCTCACTTAATTTGTAGTCCATGGTTGGGGTTTGATATCGAGAAGGTTTTCTAGCAGActtctttttattgtttctgttttatttttttggtagcTCTTTGCTTCAACATTTTCAGACTGATTATATTTCAGGCTTAAAACACCAGTTGAAAATTCCTTGAGGGATGCTAAACTCTCCTTCAAAGATTTAGATGAGGTGATCCTTGTTGGAGGATCAACTCGTATTCCAGCTGTTCAGGAGCTTGTGAAGAAGATGACCGGGAAAGATCCCAACGTGACAGTTAATCCTGATGAAGTCGTTGCCTTGGGAGCTGCAGTTCAGGTCAGCTACTCTAGGATTTCacatttatgaaatatgttatgCCCATTGTCGTGATAATTTCACCCATTATTGTTGGAATGTAGTGTATGATCAAACTAAATGTTTTGCAATAATCTTTTATAGTGTTCTGCTTGCTGAGATTGTGGAACTGACATTGTTTCTTGTTTGATTCATGTGTGGAAATCTGATTCTAGGCTGGTGTTTTGTCTGGGGATGTCAGTGATATCGTGCTTTTGGATGTGACACCGTTGTCACTAGGACTAGAAACCCTCGGTGGTGTAATGACAAAGATCATCCCAAGAAATACTACCCTGCCGACCTCCAAGTCAGAGGTGTTCTCCACAGCTGCTGATGGACAGACCAGTGTTGAGATTAATGTTCTCCAAGGCGAGCGAGAGTTTGTTAGGGACAACAAATCTCTTGGTAGCTTCCGTCTAGATGGTATCCCACCTGCTCCTCGTGGGGTCCCTCAAATTGAAGTAAAATTTGACATTGATGCCAATGGTATACTCTCAGTCACTGCTGTTGACAAGGGAACAGGAAAGAAGCAGGACATTACAATTACCGGTGCCAGCACCTTGCCCACTGATGAGGTATGCTATAATATAAATTGTAGGTGAATAGTATAGTGAAGTttatatcaattaatttatgatGTACTTGGAACTGCAGCGAGAGCTTCTAGTTACAAGGAACTCTTTTTGGGTTTCGTAGCATTAGGTCAAAAGCTGAAAGGTACTGAGTTAAAATGTGTCTGAAATGTTCAGGTGGAGAAAATGGTCAGGGAAGCGGAGAAGTTTGCAAAGGAAGACAAGGAAAAGAGAGATGCCATCGACACAAAGAACCAGGCTGATTCTGTTGTCTACCAGACAGAGAAGCAGCTCAAGGAGCTGGGAGATAAGGTTCCAGGCCCAGTGAAGGAGAAGGTGGAGGCAAAACTTGGGGAGCTCAAGGATGCAATTTCAGGGGGTTCAACCCAAGCCATTAAGGATGCCATGGCAGCCCTTAATCAGGAAGTTATGCAGCTTGGCCAGTCCCTTTACAACCAACCAGGTGCTCCTGGTGCTGGCGCTGGCGCTGGGCCTGGGCCTGCACCTGGTGGTGAATCTGGCCCTTCAGAGTCATCTGGCAAGGGACCTGATGGGGACGTTATCGATGCAGATTTCACTGACAGCAAGTGAGAGAGAGCAGAAATTGGATATTTTTTTGGCGCTCATCTTTTCTTTGTTAATGTGTATAAGAATTGATTTTGTGGGGATTGGATTTCTTGGTGTTGGGTTACAGCTAGTCATTTTTTAGCCTTCTGGGGAAAGAATGCTATTAGAAATAGTGGTTAAAagactattttagtagtttCCCCTGGTAGCAAAATcttggaggggggggggggactacTGTTGATGcactttatttaaaattgttactTAAATGCAATAGGAAGGATTTGAGGGTAGAATTTTCATGCATGTTTGTCATTAATAATTCTgtcatgtctatatatatatatatatatatatatatatatataaataagagtaatgatatacacaaaatattttaatttgtacaaGTGGCAGCAACTCTGCCGGTTATGTATACAAAAAGAAGGGGGAAAAAGACTCTGTATAGGACGACGCAAAAATAGTCGTCTATACCGTATTACAAGCTATTTTCTCTTTAGCTACTCCCATTGATTTGAGAGCCTGAccttccatgcatgcatgcccttCTCTATCTATCTATCCCAAAGGGGCTTTTCTTGGACTCCGAGGAAGAGTACCCATGGTCCCACATCCATAGAATATTCCGCATTCATCGAAATGCCCACACATTTTGCAGCCTCCTCCgccttgatgatgatgataatctCTTTTGTGCCTACTTGATGGGTAATAGTTGTTTAGGCCATAACCCGTCAGCAGGCCAGTCCCAGTCCCAGTCCCTGTGTACTCGACCCTTCCGGATGACTAACATTTCATGACTGCCAATAGTAGCTTTGCGAGGATCAATATTTGTTGGTCTAGGATGATTGCCATGCATGGTACGAGTACTGCTGGATCATGCTGGCCGTACTTTTGATGATTTTGGTAGTCATGGTGGTGGTGATAAAAGAGGTGGTTGCCAAGACCATGAAAATTGCTATCATGGTTTTGGAAGACGTTGTTGAGGCTGGAAAGGCTAGGGGAGCTGTGGACCTTATGCATAGGAACTTCTTGACCTGCATTCTGCAGATAGCTACAGCCGTTTGAGAAGATGCAGGTACTACTGTTGGTGTCATTCACATGATCATGAGTATCAATATTTTGGCCTTTTGGGGAAGAATTAGAACGAGGAGAAGAGCAAGCGGAAGATCTAGTAAAAGCGACGCGACTGGCATTTATGGAGGTGAGTTTAGAATGGGCAGTagcagtactagtactagtTGTTGTTGTGCGGATAACGCCATTGATGGCATCAACATGACGCTGCTCTAGTAGTATTGCATGGCCGGGTTCATTAACGTAGGATGCCGTAGTGGCTAATTGGTAATTGTCGACTATGATTGGGTTGGAAGGAAGAGGAAGACTCGGAGCCTTAGGGTTCCTGCAGTACCTTGGCTTTGATCATGGCGGTCATAATATTCATCCAGCATAAACTTCAGGTCCTCGTTGGTTCTAACAGATACCGAAGTATCCAACTCCCCATCAAACTCTAGTACTGCACCTACCTTTCATTAGCTCAGtaaattattaaacaattaaTGTCATGTATTTAATATTCGTAATTAATAATtagcatatattaataattaacatTAAGAGAAGAGCAACCTGGCCTATTCATGAACACGTACGTAATTGAAGGATGGAAGTAAGAGATGGAGCAAGTGCGTGCATGTAAAGATCGAATTCATGAATGAAAGCCAAAGTACAGCTTGACGGAtggaatttaattataaacATGATGAAGATGATAAGGGAAGGGCGGCGGGGTTAATTGgaataattaagaattataaGGTGGTTTTTCTGTTTCAACCTCTAAATAATTAACACACATGATGATGAGTACATGATGCATGCACACCCCCAAACTCTTACAAGTTTTTGTTTAAACAGATCGATCGATCTGTTTAATTAACTTTAAATTTGATGGATGTGTCTCCTTCTACGTCTCTGGCCTTCACTCTTGtatatgcaatggtttgcaatTGCAGAGCACTGCCAAAATCTCTCGCTTCCCCACTTGatgttttctatatatatatatatatatggttttcaTATATAGGACACGATCGAGTACTAGTACTGGATCTTCGTGACTCTGAAACTACGATGGAGAGCTGATTGTCTGGCCCCCTTATTTTtagactttttcttttccaaaagaaaaaaaaaaaaaaaaaaaaaaaaaagtaatcaaaCTCCCATGCACCACacgatcgatcgatcgagtaGTAAATACTAAATACCATTCACTGCCACCcattttagtttaaaaaatgataaacacatcatttttcacaatattttacataataacattttaaaaagaaagatatttctataaaatactttataaaattaatattattttagaaacgAGTAGTATTACTTGTAGTTACAGTTTTATTTACAAGACCtatttattagttttgttttaaaatttaaaatttaaattttaaattttgaattttaaatttcgtaATTTTCTACGTATCAATATAAACTGtcgaaaaataaatttattttttaaaatatttaatattttcttttataaaaatatctttattttacaacatataatatgaaatatattgtgtaaaaaTCTactcttttagtttttctattAACTTCTCATGATCTGATTCAGATTCACGATCCCAGCTTCAAACTCAAAACTCGGAGGAGACTTTTGACTCTCGATATGTAGACTGTACGTGACGTCCCACCTCCCTTCACCCTCCGCTCCGCTGGCTTCTTCTCTAATTAAACATACGTACGTAAGGTAATTAAGAGATATTGATAGATTAAATAATCTTTATAACcctatttttatattaaatcttaaaatctacctatttcaacttcaaatcccaaaatctgaatgaaaaatgttgtttatatttttaatttttatttatataatagtaCCTACTTTATTAATGtgctaaaaattataagatttaaaatttaaaataatattagaaataaaattgtaactaccgtattataattttcattcattttgatataataataataataataataataaaaagtaacaaAGTAAAAGTCACGTGACGTGTCAAACACTTTCtattctttaaataaataaattcgtTCAAGCCCTATATTTACGCTCTTAAATTCCAaacccccctccctccctctttcaTCACTCACTCTTTCGCTCGCTCGTGCTTTCCGCACGTTTCTCACTTTGTGAGATTccagtttctctctctttaaaatcatctccgaaTTTCCAGACCTCAAGCTAGGGACTTCAAGCTTCGTAATGCGATTTGGTGAAGTTTCGGATCGAGGAGCTTCGTTTCCTCCCCGACTTTGTGTCAGCTTCGCTGAAATTTTTTGCCTTTGTTTCTTGCTGAAGACTCGCTCAGACAACTGATTGACGTTCCTGCTTCAGTCACATGCATGAACAAATTTATGcaatttgtttaaaatttgagCTCAACCTGCATTTACCTTGATCGAGTAAGCCAGTATAGATCTTATTTATAAATGTGTGACGTTTGGTTAGTTTGAGCTAAATATGCGATTATTGTACTGTGCGCAGAGCTTCGACTTGCTTTGTTTTGTGAGACGACATTTGAAATATGCATCGTTTGTACTGGATATGTAAAGATTGAACTTTGTCTAGATTTGTTGATATTGCATAATTTGAGCTGATGTTTTGAACTGTATGTGCGGTTTGGATCTACTTCATtgttgaaaaatgttttacattTGTGTAATTGGAGCTGAATATGCTTATTTGAGCTTTATGAGAGTTTAAGTACAGTTATTTGTGGAAAGTGTGCCATATTTTATAATCGGAACCATAGGTAGATTTTGCATCTGGTTcaagtggagaagaagaagagtgatGATAGAGTAAATGGCGCTTAAGGTTCCAGCTCCTGAAGCTGTTGAAATAGCAATCGGGTCGATCGGGCGTGGATATGATATATCAGAAGATATAAGGCTCAAGTATTGCAAAGGAGATTCGAGGCATTCACCGTTGATTGAGATCGACGGAGATGGGGGCCGTGAGATTGTTTTGCCTGGTGGAATTTTGATCCCAAACGTTTCCAAATCGATAAAATGTGATAAAGGGGAACGCACACGGTTCCGGTCCGACGTCCTCTCTTTCCAACAGGTATTGTTTCCTTACTGAAGTCTTGAAAAGTCATGCAGCATTATTCTTGAAACTAGTTGATTCATGATTCTGTTTATGTCAgttatctttttttgtttcttataaTCTTAAGAGATATATTCTCATAAACTCTACGCTAAAATATGATTTGGTccttagtaatttttttttttcctgtcaatTTGGTACTTGTGGTTCTTATTTGAGCAATCTAAACCCTAAATTTGAAAGAGATTGACCTCGTTGCTTTTCTCATGTTAATATCTTCTTCCCTccttaggcctagtttggatagtgagttgagatgagatgagatgagttgagatagtttgtggaTAGTAGTGAAAGAGTTTgagtgaaaatgttttatgagattttgggaaaggagagaaaaaattgaataaaaatattataaagttaaaatattattagaatattatttttgttttgggacttgaaaaaattgaattttttttttgtgttttgtttggaagtatgagaaagttgtaataattagataatgattagatgaaaaaattaaagatttgaaattgaaaagtgtttgtgtttgtgttatttggatattgagatgagatgagatgggatggaagcatctctctatccaaaccaagcctagtCTCCTTTCTTCTTGGTTCATAGAGACAAGATGTAGGGCTGGTGTCGCGacatctcttaccttctctatATTCTGCAGATGTCAGAACAGTTCAACCAGGAAGTAAATTTGACTGGAAAAATTCCTTCGGGCTTCTTCAATGCCATGTTTGAATTCTCGGGTTGTTGGCAGAAAGATGCAGCCAACACTAAGACCCTCGCTTTTGATGGGGTGTTCATCACGCTCTACACAGTTGCATTGGAGAAATCTCAGCTGGTACTCTGTGATCATGTTAAGAAAGCTGTCCCACCATCGTGGGAACCTGCTGCCCTGGCAAGGTGAAATTTAGAGTTTACCTGGACTAGTTTTATTTGGTCTTTTTACACCATTGTAAGAATTGGAATgcatttttgacattttttttttttttttttatcattctaggTTTATTTACACATTTGGTACCCATATTATTGTTGGTGTAAAGATGGGAGGGAAGGATGTAATATACATGAAGCAGCAGCATTCATCAACTCTTCAACCTGCTGATGTACAAAAAAGATTGAAGGAGATGGCAGATAAAAGGTTTTTAAATGCCAATGGACAAAATGGCATGGCTTCTGAACGAGTTTACCAGAGTGAAAAGGTTTGCAATGAATTTAACCACTCCCgtaattttaactcaaaaatgATTACATTCGAGCCGTGTCATGCAGTGTCATTAAATCCTTAGTTTTTGCACAAACCCAGAGGATCATATTTTCTGTGGCAGTTCTAGTTTTAGGAATACTGCTGACATTTGAGTAGAACATTTCTCCAACCTTAGATCTTAGTTTGTTTTTTGGTTGCACAGAACTGAACTAGGATATTATATAACAGTCTTAATTTAGGAGATTTATTTCTATGGCTCAGAATTAGATAGGGAGCTTGTCCTCATTCATGGGTTTAAGATGACATGGGCATTTACTGAAACTTTTGATCACATGGTTACACATACTaattctaagtttaaaaccTTATAATGCTTATTTAAGTTGGTAATGCGGTTTGTTCTTTTGAAAAGCACTTTTTGATCCATTTGGGGGAAGTAAACAGGCTTATTTTGGAGATTTCTCCTTGAAggtatattatctatttttcatttcaggTTGAAATCAGAGAGCAGCGGCTGAGGTTTGCAGATATCAGTCCATCAAGTACTTATTCACACAAGGAGGTTTGTTATTGCTTTATGTTCCTGATAATCTAGTTGAGGAACTTTGCTAAAGGGTTTGAGAACAATATTATTCTATGAACTGTTTAGATATTTGTATGTAtttgtttaattagtttaattgcAGGATATTCTAAGCATTTGCAAGAGGAGAGGTGGAAGTGATAGTAGACACCTATCTCATGATGAGTGGTTACAAACTGTCCAGTCCGAGCCTGATGCGATCTCGATGTCATTTATCCCAGTCACCTCTTTGTTGAATGGAGTCCCAGGGAGTGGATTCTTGAGCCATGCCATAAATCTTTATTTACGATGTAGGCACGATCCTTGTTATCTTTGcattaatttactttttcatcaacacttttgagaattttcttttttaagaaattgaATCCTATTATTCCAATCACCTCTCAGTTGAACAGTTGatggtttatattttattttcaattgatACGAAATGCATCAATATACATTAAGCTCTGTCTGGAAACGGTATTGGGTCAAATAAGAAAGCTTTGTTCTTGGCCTACCTTTTCCTATTTTGCCTATTAGAATATATTTGTGATAATTTCCATTAACcaacaatttgaaaatgttttcatTCTCTGGCTTCTGTTCTTGCAGATAAACCTCCAATTGAAGAGCTCCACCAATTTTTGGAATTTCAACTGCCAAGGCAATGGGCACCTGTGTTCAGTGACCTTCCACTTGGTCCACAAAGAAAACAGAAGAGCAGCCCATCTTTGCAATTTAGCTTAATGGGACCCAAGCTTTATGTGAACACCACACCAGTAAAGCTTCTTCTCTTGtttaacttttgtttttccATTCAATGCATTTAAAAGTTTGACTACATTCACATGCTGACATGCACATCCGTATCCTAATCAAATTTCCAACCAGTTTGGGTTAAGTGGTGTGTTATCTTTAAGTTGttatgctttcatttcttcTCGGCTGAAACCATAACttgtttttttacttatttcATGACAGGTTGATGTTGGTAAGAAGCCAGTGACTGGTCTTCGGCTTTATCTAGAAGGTAAAAGTAGTAACCTCCTGGCTATCCACTTACAGCACCTCTCATCTCTTCCCAAAATCATCCAACTCGTGGATGAtccaagtggtgatttctgccAAGAGTCCTTTAATCGTAGGTACTATGAGAAAGTTCAATGGAAGAGCTTCTCTCATGTCTGCACTGCTCCGATGGAGTCTGATGAGGATCTGTCAATAGTAACTGGAGCCCAATTACAGGTTGAAAACCATGGCTTTAAAAACATTCTTTTCTTGAGACTCCGCTTCTCGACAGTCTTGGGAGCTATGATTGTGAAACATCCCGAGTGGGATGGATCTCCAGGGTTAGCTCCAAAGTCGGGACTTATATCAACACTGATCAGCCATCATTTCACAACGGTTCAGAAGGCACCTCCACGACCAGCCGATGTGAACATAAACTCAGCTGTTTACCCTGGAGGCCCTCCAGTGCCTGTCCAAGCGCCTAAACTTCTGAAATTTGTTGATACAACAGAAATGGTGAGGGGGCCGCAGGAAAGTCCAGGTTATTGGGTTGTGTCGGGGGCTAGGCTTGTGGTTGAGAAGGGCAGGATTTCTCTCCGGGTTAAGTATTCTCTAGTGACTGTAATATTACCTgacgaagaagaaaaatgagacGAAGGTGGGGAGTTACGTTGAAGTATAGGTAGCAACTCCATCTATGTGGATGGGGTTGTTAAAATGGAGGGACAAACACTAAAGTAAAAGTCAACCAACTATCTGAATGAGATgccttttttgttattattgtgagggggaaaaaaaaaatagagtttctAAATTTATGCCCGGGTTGGTGGCGTCCGATCTGTTGTTTAAGTTTAAAGTTCACCAACGTCTAACCATTTTGCCGCCGGATTGTTCCTTCTGGAGGAGGCTTTGCTTATACTGCTACTTGGACTGCAATATCTTGTTTGTTCTGCCGAAGGTTTAGAGGGAGACTACCAAGAAAGTTGTGCCACACTGAAAGATGAAACGTTTTGTCCTGAAGACAttctaaaaatccaacaacagtggactctctctctctctctcttaaatgtTCAAGAAAGTCTTACAAATGGTCCTGAAATCTGATCGAGTTTCAATACCTTTTAACatctctataaataaaataaaaaattaataattaataattaaaattttaaatgttaaaagaGTTAAGAAGTCCCAACAGTCACATGTGGAAGGCACCACCAAGCACCATAAACTTTGTCGCACAAATACAAGTCATTCAATCAAAGCACATAACATGATGGTTTACAGATGTTATGGCAACGCGAGAGTAGAGAGCTTTTCCCATGGCTCATGCTTGATAGGTCAACTTGGTTGAGTTCTTGAGCCGCCTAGCTAAGCTAACTAGATACAAACCACAGAACAAAATGTAAACCGTCCCTGCACCCATGATGTGTGCAGTTCATTTTATCTTGATAATCTACATTCTGAAAGGTAGGAAATGCAGTGTAAAGTTTTTGGTAGATATGAGGAGAAAGATCTGATTTCACCAACATCCCTCAGAAGGTTTACCAAATCCTACAGGATAGCAAGTTCTCCCAACAAACAGGATTCAAGATACAATATCTAAGCTTAGATGATTCAGACATTGAGGAGAGTTGGCTGTTCTGTAAATATAAGTTGAACCTTTGTGGTGCTTCAATCATTGCAGCTATAATATACTATGGAAGTACAAAATTATGTTCATGAGGAGGCCAATATGTCCCTTCCCTTGGGCAGGGCAGAGGAGCAGGTTGTGCAATGTAGGTGGGACAGTGCTGTCCTGGCATCAACACTGAGAAATCGGATGCATACAATGCAGACACCTGTATCAAAAGTGACCAAATTATTTTAGTTCAAAGAAATATAAAGGGCACTCTCTAAATTCCAGAGAATTACTTGCTCTAAATATTACATTGCATCACCTTCACTCTTGAAAACCACAACTATCTCTAGCAGGATAAATGACAGTCTATTTATAATGAGGGCATCTCTATCATTTCAGCCTCAAAGAGAAATTGGAGAAATAGACAAACTAGACAGTAAATTCTCTTTTCTGACTGTATTCTAAGATGCTTGCAGGAATGACAACATtcttattcttaaaatattttaaatgaaactaTTTTTCTGTGACCCTTATTCTAGGGGTTTTGTTTTGATTAAAAAGGCAGTGAATCTCTCGAAACAAGATGCTAAGACAATTTCAATGATTTCATTTGGCATTGTGTTTGTTTCTACATAAAATCAGAACAAGAAAGACTCACAAGAtccattttcttcatctttggaAACTATCAAACCAATGGAAGAGCATAAAGATACTGGATATCGACTAGTATTTTGATTAGACATTAGGAGGACTTATGTTATTTAGGCACTAAAGCAGCCGCAATTTGACTATTACAAACACTAAAGAGaatttacttaattaaaaaatttagaaaagatcGGAAATGCAGGCAATCACAAGACATATTAGAATATCAATGTACTATGAAGTAAACCCAACATAAAATGCCTTTcgcaacttatcaaaaaataaaaaataaaatgccttTTGCATAAAATTTACTTGAGAACATGATGGAATAGAGATAAgactcactctttctttttgaagTTTCTCTATAGGTCTGGATTCTGGAGAACCATTGGCCATACTTTCAGGTGAAGAGAAAGAAGGACCTGGCCTGAACAGATGTTCAAAAATGGCCATTATAAGAAACATTGATATCAAGATAGCCGTTGCAACAAAACCAAATGAGATGGCATTCATGGATGTTCCAAAGCTTTTCCATGGAGCTTCCTGATTCACTCCTGTTTGAGATGGGTTTGGGTCTGAACTTGTGTATGTATTCCATGGCTTTGATCTTTCAGAACCAAAGTCAGTCATAGTCGTACTGTGCTAGGTTTTCTGTTtcctcttctattttcttccgAAGGGGGCAGAGGGGAGAAGAAAATACAGCTATGGAGCTAACTGGTTGCGATTTTTTTAAGACAtatttcattctattcaatcaTGGCTACAACTCTTGATTCTTCAATAAAAGTATCTTTGCTCATTTGCAAATAGTCAGTAGACCTAAAACAAGTGGAAAAGAAGAGATATCAACATTGATAATAAGAAACAATAAATCCCATGCTGGACAGAGTTTCAAATCAAGGAACAGACAGAACCTTGAAGCATTTATTAAGAGACCACTTTGGTatcccaagaaaataaaaattttcatattaatttccACTTTTTATGTAAATAACATGTCCTCTGAATCAATATAAAACAGCAACGAATTACTCACAAGAGTAGCCATCTCgacaaaatgataatataaagGTAGACTATGCAATCTCAAGTACCACTTGGGCTCATATTAATGCTTTGGGATAAAGTTTCTTTGTTCATGCCAAATTCTATGCAGAAAAAACTTATCAGGATTGATTTCTGTGCAATGATCAAACCGCCCTCAGATGAGTAGGATAACTAAGATGAACCATAATCAAATGCACAGGGATTTATCTTAGAAATTTGTTTCTGAAACTAATGAGAAACCAAAGTTTAGTGAAAATGCATTTCCTATGAGATGAAATCCAGAGACAGTTTAAATGTCTGATTTAACTTTCCAATGTGTTCTGGACTTTCGCTAAATTTTCTTTAGACCAGGTAATATGCCTTCAAATATAGGACATACGCTTTTCATAAGACCAGATAATGTACTCTTTAGTAGCAGGATTTATTTCGCATCTTGCTTCTTTTCTGGACTCCCCAAAGTAACTTATGCCTAAAAACTGAGTCAACAATGTACTATTTTCCACGGATTCTATTGAAAGATTAGTACAGAtagatctaattttttaaaagtacaaTGACCTAAGAAATCTAAAATTGTAGATGCATCAGTGAAACCTAAAAGGTTcttcaaaaaatgaagaaacgAAAGCAATAGCTGGAAACCATTTTGTAAACACGTATATTAGAAATCTTTCCACATTGTTTCTCATTGCCATTAGATGCACAAAAATCACAGACTACAGAAATATCTATAACCATCATCAGAAATGTGAGACAAATTCATTGCTATTTATGACATTCACTGCCAAATAGAAGTTGTAGAAGATCAGAAACTTTAACCGATTCCAAATGAAAATCACTCTGAACAGTGGCATCCCTCCACTTATCCCCagtttattgttttgagatGCTATGAGCAAGCAAGAGTACAATAGGTACTGATGTAACAGAGTACTAAACTTGAAAGCAGAGTACGAggatctaattttaaaattttctgaagCAAAGCAAGAAATGAATTGCCAATGGCAGGTAGACAAGAATATGACGAACACAATTCATTGCTTACCAAGAATTTGCAACAAGATGCTTGATGATACTATTCTT encodes:
- the LOC121255796 gene encoding uncharacterized protein LOC121255796; protein product: MTDFGSERSKPWNTYTSSDPNPSQTGVNQEAPWKSFGTSMNAISFGFVATAILISMFLIMAIFEHLFRPGPSFSSPESMANGSPESRPIEKLQKERVSALYASDFSVLMPGQHCPTYIAQPAPLPCPREGTYWPPHEHNFVLP
- the LOC121255795 gene encoding MACPF domain-containing protein At4g24290-like, which codes for MALKVPAPEAVEIAIGSIGRGYDISEDIRLKYCKGDSRHSPLIEIDGDGGREIVLPGGILIPNVSKSIKCDKGERTRFRSDVLSFQQMSEQFNQEVNLTGKIPSGFFNAMFEFSGCWQKDAANTKTLAFDGVFITLYTVALEKSQLVLCDHVKKAVPPSWEPAALARFIYTFGTHIIVGVKMGGKDVIYMKQQHSSTLQPADVQKRLKEMADKRFLNANGQNGMASERVYQSEKVEIREQRLRFADISPSSTYSHKEDILSICKRRGGSDSRHLSHDEWLQTVQSEPDAISMSFIPVTSLLNGVPGSGFLSHAINLYLRYKPPIEELHQFLEFQLPRQWAPVFSDLPLGPQRKQKSSPSLQFSLMGPKLYVNTTPVDVGKKPVTGLRLYLEGKSSNLLAIHLQHLSSLPKIIQLVDDPSGDFCQESFNRRYYEKVQWKSFSHVCTAPMESDEDLSIVTGAQLQVENHGFKNILFLRLRFSTVLGAMIVKHPEWDGSPGLAPKSGLISTLISHHFTTVQKAPPRPADVNINSAVYPGGPPVPVQAPKLLKFVDTTEMVRGPQESPGYWVVSGARLVVEKGRISLRVKYSLVTVILPDEEEK
- the LOC121255794 gene encoding stromal 70 kDa heat shock-related protein, chloroplastic; protein product: MASSTAQIHGLGTTASFRKKSIHPNFSSSSGGFFFGQRLINTASFPRLRAAAKVRPLRVVNEKVVGIDLGTTNSAVAAMEGGKPTIVTNAEGQRTTPSVVAYTKNGDRLVGQIAKRQAVVNPENTFFSVKRFIGRKMFEVDEESKQVSYRVVRDENGNVKLECPAIGKQFAAEEISAQVLRKLVDDASKFLNDKVTKAVVTVPAYFNDSQRTATRDAGRIAGLEVLRIINEPTAASLAYGFEKKNNETILVFDLGGGTFDVSVLEVGDGVFEVLSTSGDTHLGGDDFDKRVVDWLAGSFKRDEGIDLLKDKQALQRLTETAEKAKMELSSLTQTNISLPFITATADGPKHIETTLTRAKFEELCSDLLDRLKTPVENSLRDAKLSFKDLDEVILVGGSTRIPAVQELVKKMTGKDPNVTVNPDEVVALGAAVQAGVLSGDVSDIVLLDVTPLSLGLETLGGVMTKIIPRNTTLPTSKSEVFSTAADGQTSVEINVLQGEREFVRDNKSLGSFRLDGIPPAPRGVPQIEVKFDIDANGILSVTAVDKGTGKKQDITITGASTLPTDEVEKMVREAEKFAKEDKEKRDAIDTKNQADSVVYQTEKQLKELGDKVPGPVKEKVEAKLGELKDAISGGSTQAIKDAMAALNQEVMQLGQSLYNQPGAPGAGAGAGPGPAPGGESGPSESSGKGPDGDVIDADFTDSK